The Thermus thermamylovorans genome includes a region encoding these proteins:
- a CDS encoding ribonucleotide-diphosphate reductase subunit beta, protein MLTDPRPHYRPYEYPGLLRFRDAIRHSYWVHTEFSFHSDLQDYALAEEGERSLVQRALLAISQVELAVKLFWARAYEVFPKPEVAEVGMTFAESEVRHANAYAHLLDLLDLNPLFPEALEASPLKERQRLLSGVLARAQKGSLREYALALLLFSAFTEHVSLFSQFYALMALNRRAGRYKGVSNAIEATSKEENLHGLFGVELLRILKGERPDLFGEGFQEEALGFVVRLAQAEEALLDWMFAGGDLEALSREETWEFLKARLNEVLGLHGLPAPFPVQREVLRDADWFALELLADKEVDFFHKRSVAYARRVKSFDPDELF, encoded by the coding sequence ATGCTCACGGACCCTAGGCCCCACTACCGCCCCTACGAGTACCCGGGGCTCCTCCGCTTCCGGGACGCCATCCGGCACAGCTACTGGGTGCACACGGAGTTCAGCTTCCACTCCGACCTCCAGGACTACGCCCTGGCGGAGGAAGGGGAGCGCTCCCTGGTGCAGCGGGCCCTCCTGGCCATCAGCCAGGTGGAGCTTGCCGTGAAGCTCTTCTGGGCCCGGGCCTACGAGGTCTTCCCCAAGCCCGAGGTGGCGGAGGTGGGCATGACCTTCGCGGAGAGCGAGGTGCGCCACGCCAACGCCTACGCCCACCTCCTGGACCTCCTGGACCTGAACCCCCTCTTCCCCGAGGCCCTGGAGGCTTCCCCCTTGAAGGAGCGCCAGCGCCTCCTCTCCGGGGTGCTGGCCCGGGCCCAGAAGGGGTCCTTGCGGGAATACGCCCTGGCCCTCCTCCTCTTTTCCGCCTTCACCGAGCACGTCTCCCTCTTCTCCCAGTTCTACGCCCTCATGGCCCTGAACCGCCGGGCCGGGCGGTACAAGGGGGTGTCCAACGCCATCGAGGCCACCAGCAAGGAGGAGAACCTCCACGGCCTCTTTGGGGTGGAGCTCCTGCGGATCCTCAAGGGGGAGCGGCCCGACCTCTTCGGCGAGGGCTTCCAGGAGGAGGCCCTGGGCTTCGTGGTCCGGCTGGCCCAGGCGGAGGAGGCGCTTTTGGACTGGATGTTCGCGGGAGGAGACCTCGAGGCCCTCTCCCGCGAGGAAACCTGGGAGTTCCTGAAGGCCCGCCTGAACGAGGTGCTGGGCCTCCACGGCCTCCCCGCCCCCTTCCCCGTCCAGCGGGAGGTCCTGAGGGACGCGGACTGGTTTGCCCTGGAGCTTTTGGCGGACAAGGAGGTGGACTTCTTCCACAAGCGGAGCGTGGCCTACGCCCGCCGGGTAAAGAGCTTTGATCCGGACGAACTCTTCTAG